Proteins encoded by one window of Streptomyces sp. ALI-76-A:
- a CDS encoding glycosyltransferase family 2 protein, giving the protein MSTPDVTVTVIVHNDAERLPRAVASVRRQTHPGIEIVISDDHSTDATPAVARALAAQDPRIRLLRLPENSGGCSAPRNRALEISRAPYLMFLDSDDELPDNAVESLLAAHREREIDFAMGAVRRIREDTGRRSTWMPHLVSERRTLDGIEADPRLLFEHLATSKMYARAFLDRHTLRFPEGIHYEDQLFTAQAYCLAKSFTIIPDPVYLWHVAPRTDPASASISNQRHKLSNVRDRVHVQRLIDDFLAAAGHESLREDKDYKFLKHDFRIHAGDLPYRDETWLASFADLMNPYLETLAPSAYTRLPRTERVVLQLVRDRRFAEAQLAARGLGHAVAPRQVTTDEQGRAYWGDRVPTSSPARRELDVTDLDLDTRPFPSALFRHEITNLTQGPGASVDLVVRTYDPGLRLPVGPHHADLLLSPGRRRLTVPFRLTPVRPGVYEAHVHLDLAAAPLPRHGFEGTRHPVVRLHHRSQTNTAVLLAPLSFPSCTAQVPHHRLTLEPEGRTPGRLQLHWHPTGPTAKLLHPTARKLARPRVRRAVRFLRSVWR; this is encoded by the coding sequence ATGAGCACCCCCGACGTGACGGTCACGGTGATCGTCCACAACGACGCCGAACGCCTGCCCCGCGCGGTGGCCTCCGTCCGCCGCCAGACCCACCCCGGCATCGAGATCGTCATCAGCGACGACCACTCCACGGACGCCACCCCGGCCGTGGCGAGGGCGCTGGCGGCCCAGGACCCCCGCATCCGCCTGCTGCGCCTGCCGGAGAACAGCGGTGGGTGCAGCGCCCCGCGCAACCGCGCCCTGGAGATCTCCCGGGCGCCGTACCTGATGTTCCTGGACAGCGACGACGAACTCCCGGACAACGCGGTCGAGTCGCTGCTGGCCGCGCACCGCGAACGCGAGATCGACTTCGCCATGGGGGCCGTGCGGCGGATCCGCGAGGACACCGGCCGCCGCTCCACCTGGATGCCGCACCTGGTGTCCGAGCGCCGCACCCTCGACGGCATCGAGGCCGACCCCCGCCTTCTCTTCGAACACCTGGCGACGAGCAAGATGTACGCCCGCGCCTTCCTGGACCGCCACACCCTGCGCTTCCCCGAGGGCATCCACTACGAGGACCAGCTGTTCACGGCCCAGGCCTACTGCCTGGCGAAGTCGTTCACGATCATCCCGGACCCGGTCTACCTCTGGCACGTGGCCCCGCGGACGGACCCGGCCTCGGCGTCGATATCCAACCAGCGCCACAAACTCAGCAACGTCCGCGACCGGGTCCACGTCCAGCGCCTGATCGACGACTTCCTGGCCGCCGCCGGCCACGAGTCGCTGCGCGAGGACAAGGACTACAAGTTCCTCAAGCACGACTTCCGCATCCACGCCGGCGACCTGCCGTACCGGGACGAGACGTGGCTGGCCTCCTTCGCGGACCTGATGAACCCGTACCTGGAGACGCTCGCACCGAGCGCGTACACCCGCCTCCCGCGCACCGAACGCGTGGTCCTCCAGCTGGTCCGCGACCGCCGCTTCGCCGAGGCCCAGCTGGCCGCCCGGGGCCTGGGCCACGCGGTCGCCCCGAGACAGGTCACCACGGACGAGCAGGGCCGCGCGTACTGGGGCGACCGCGTCCCCACGTCCTCCCCCGCCCGCCGCGAACTCGACGTCACCGACCTGGACCTGGACACGCGCCCCTTTCCCAGCGCCCTGTTCCGCCACGAGATCACGAACCTCACGCAGGGCCCGGGCGCCTCGGTCGACCTGGTCGTCCGCACCTACGACCCCGGCCTGCGCCTCCCCGTCGGCCCCCACCACGCCGACCTCCTCCTGTCTCCCGGCCGCCGCCGTCTGACGGTCCCCTTCCGCCTCACCCCGGTCCGCCCCGGCGTCTACGAGGCCCATGTCCACCTGGACCTGGCGGCGGCCCCCCTCCCCCGTCACGGCTTCGAGGGCACCCGCCACCCCGTGGTCCGCCTCCACCACCGCTCCCAGACCAACACGGCCGTTCTCCTGGCCCCCCTGTCCTTCCCGTCGTGCACCGCCCAGGTCCCCCACCACCGCCTCACCCTCGAACCGGAGGGCCGCACCCCGGGCCGCCTCCAACTCCACTGGCACCCCACAGGCCCCACAGCGAAACTCCTCCACCCCACAGCCCGAAAACTCGCCCGCCCACGGGTACGGCGGGCGGTGCGGTTCCTGAGGAGCGTGTGGAGGTAA